The genomic DNA GGATGACGACCTTGCGGCGGTCGCTCGGGGCGACCTCGGTCTCGAGGTCGTAGCTCGAGTAGTGGTACGGCGTGAGCGCGGGGAACTCGCCGGCGCAGGTGTCGACCGTCTTGTAGACCGGCCGGATGCCGAGGATGTGGCGCACCTCGCGGGCATCCGCCTCGCTGCCGAAGCCGCGGAGCTGGGCGATCTGCGCGTCCGAGAAGCCGTGGTCCTTCGCGAGCAGGATGGTGTCGGTGTCGAGCGTCTCGGCGGCCGCGACGCGGTCCGCGACCTCGTTGATCAGCACGATCTGGTCGAGGAACCACGGGTCGATCTTCGTCGCCTCGAACGCCTGCTCGATGGTCGCGCCCTTGCGCAGCGCCTGCTGCACCAGCACGATCCGCCCGTCGGTCGGGGTCTTCGCCAGCTCGAGCAGCTCGTCCGCGGTGCGCGCCTCGTCGCCCCAGTGGAAGCTCGACCCGCGCTTCTCGAGCGAGCGCAGCGCCTTCTGCAGCGCGGTCGTGTAGTTGCGGCCGATCGCCATCGCCTCGCCGACCGACTTCATGGTGGTGGTCAGCGTCGGGTCGGCGGCGGGGAACTTCTCGAACGCGAACCGCGGCACCTTCACGACGACGTAGTCGAGCGTCGGCTCGAACGACGCCGGGGTGACGCGGGTGATGTCGTTCGGGATCTCGTCGAGGCGGTAGCCGATCGCGAGCTTCGCGGCGATCTTCGCGATCGGGAACCCGGTCGCCTTCGACGCGAGCGCCGACGAGCGCGACACGCGCGGGTTCATCTCGATGACGATGATGCGGCCGTTCTCGGGGTTCACCGCGAACTGGATGTTGCAGCCGCCGGTGTCCACGCCCACCGCGCGGATGATGTCGATGCCGATGTCGCGCAGCTTCTGGTACTCGCGGTCGGTGAGGGTGAGCGCCGGGGCGACCGTGATCGAGTCGCCCGTGTGCACGCCCACCGGGTCGACGTTCTCGATCGAGCAGACCACGACCGTGTTGTCGGCCGTGTCGCGCATGAGCTCGAGCTCGTACTCCTTCCAGCCGAGGATCGACTCCTCGAGCAGCACCTCGGTCGTCGGCGAGTCGTGCAGCCCGGCGCCGGCGATGCGGCGCAGGTCGGCCTCGTCGTACGCGAACCCCGAGCCGAGGCCGCCCATCGTGAAGGACGGTCGCACCACGAGCGGGTACCCGAGGTCCTCGGCCGCGGCGAGCACCTCGTCCATGGTGTGCGCGATGTGCGAGCGCGCCGCCTCGGCGCCGCACTCGACGACGAGCTCCTTGAACAGCTGGCGGTCCTCGCCCTTGCGGATCGCGTCGACCTTCGCGCCGATGAGCTCGACGCCGTGCTTGGCGAGGATGCCGGCCTCTTCGAGCTGGATCGCCGCGTTCAGCGCGGTCTGGCCGCCGAGGGTCGGCAGCACCGCGTCGGGCCGCTCCTTGATGATGATCGACTCGATCACCTCGGGGGTGATCGGCTCGACATAGGTCGCGTCGGCGAAGTCGGGGTCGGTCATGATCGTGGCCGGGTTCGGGTTCACCAGGATGACCCGCACGCCCTCGGCGCGCAGCACACGGCAGGCCTGGGTGCCCGAGTAGTCGAACTCGGCCGCCTGGCCGATCACGATCGGGCCGGATCCGATGACGAGGACGGAGGTGATGTCGTCGCGCTTGGGCATTACTGCTGGACTCCTTCGGTCCGTGAGCCTGTCGAACGGTTCGCGATCACGAGATCGCGGAACCGATCGAAGAGGTAGTTCGCGTCGTGCGGTCCGGCCGCCGACTCGGGGTGGTACTGCACGCTGAACGCCGGGATGTCGAGGCAGTTGAGTCCCTCGACGACGTTGTCGTTGAGGTCGTAGTGGCTCACCTCGACGCGCCCGAAGCCCTCGGCCGATTCGCTGATCTCGCCGATCGGCGCGTCGACGGCGAACCCGTGGTTGTGCGCGGTGATCTCGACGCGGCCGGTCGCGACGTCGAGCACCGGCTGGTTGATGCCGCGGTGCCCGAACGGCAGCTTGTACGTCGGATAGCCGAGCGCGCGGCCGAGCAGCTGGTTGCCGAAGCAGATGCCGAAGTAGGGCAGGCCGGCTCGCAGCGAGGTGCGCAGCAGTTCGACGTGCCGGTCGGATGCTCCGGGGTCGCCGGGCCCGTTCGAGTAGAACAGCGCGTCGGGCTTCAGGGCGAGGACCTCCTCGGCGGTCACCGACTGCGGCAGCACGTGCACGTCGAAGCCGCGCTCGGCGAGGTAGTTCAGGGTCGAGGTCTTCACGCCCAGGTCGAGCACTGCGACCGAGCCGATCCGGTCGCCGACGGCGGGCAGCGTGTACGGCTCCTGCGTCGAGACGGTGCCCGACAGGTTCTGCCCGGCCATCTCGGCGCCGCCGAGCACCAGGTCGAGCTGCTCGCCGGGGGTGAGCGCGGCGTCCGCACCCGAGAAGATCCCGGCGCGCATCGCGCCCGCCGAGCGGATGTGGCGGGTCACGGCGCGGGTGTCGATGCCCGAGATGCCGACGATGCCGGCCGCGGCGAGGTCGTCGTCGAGCGACCGCTGCGCGCGGAAGTTCGACACCACCCGCGCCGGGTCGCGCACCACGAACCCGGCGACCCAGATCCGAGCCGATTCCATGTCGTCGTCGTTCATGCCCGTGTTGCCGATGTGCGGGGCGGTCATGAGCACGATCTGGCCCGCGTAGGACGGGTCGGTGAGCGTCTCCTGGTAGCCGGTCATGCCGGTCGCGAAGACGGCCTCGCCGAGGGTGCGGCCCAGCGCGCCGTAGGCTCGCCCGTCGTAGCGGGTGCCGTCCTCGAGGACGAGCACGGCCGGTTCGCTGGCCGGGCCGGTGGGTGCGGTCATTCGGATGCCTCGCTCTCGTGCGTGTCCGCCGGCCGGGGTTCCGGCGCAGCGGCGATGTCGGTGACGGCCGCGATGATGCCGGCCGCGTCGCCCGGGTACCGGGCGCGGAGGTAGCTGTCGACCCTGGTCGGGGTCGGCGCGGGTTCGGTCTCGTTCGCGATCCAGGTGATCGCCACGAGCCCCTCGGGCTCGACCCCGCGGTCGATGGCCCACGTGGCGCGGGCGGCGCCGGCGATGCGGTCGGCGGGCAGGAACCCGGGCAGCTCGCCCGCGATGCGCAGCACGACGCCCTCGGGGGCGACCTCGACGCGCCCGGAGCCGCGGAACGCGA from Agromyces larvae includes the following:
- the carB gene encoding carbamoyl-phosphate synthase large subunit, with the protein product MPKRDDITSVLVIGSGPIVIGQAAEFDYSGTQACRVLRAEGVRVILVNPNPATIMTDPDFADATYVEPITPEVIESIIIKERPDAVLPTLGGQTALNAAIQLEEAGILAKHGVELIGAKVDAIRKGEDRQLFKELVVECGAEAARSHIAHTMDEVLAAAEDLGYPLVVRPSFTMGGLGSGFAYDEADLRRIAGAGLHDSPTTEVLLEESILGWKEYELELMRDTADNTVVVCSIENVDPVGVHTGDSITVAPALTLTDREYQKLRDIGIDIIRAVGVDTGGCNIQFAVNPENGRIIVIEMNPRVSRSSALASKATGFPIAKIAAKLAIGYRLDEIPNDITRVTPASFEPTLDYVVVKVPRFAFEKFPAADPTLTTTMKSVGEAMAIGRNYTTALQKALRSLEKRGSSFHWGDEARTADELLELAKTPTDGRIVLVQQALRKGATIEQAFEATKIDPWFLDQIVLINEVADRVAAAETLDTDTILLAKDHGFSDAQIAQLRGFGSEADAREVRHILGIRPVYKTVDTCAGEFPALTPYHYSSYDLETEVAPSDRRKVVILGSGPNRIGQGVEFDYSCVHASFALHDAGFETIMINCNPETVSTDYDTSDRLYFEPLTLEDVLEVIHAESQSGELVGVVVQLGGQTALGLAKGLEAAGVPILGTTPEAIDLAEERGLFSGILDRAGLLAPKNGTATDLAGAIHVAEGIGYPVLVRPSFVLGGRGMEIVYDTASLADYFDRIADQGIVGPTHPLLVDRFLDDAIEIDVDALYDGTELYIGGVMEHIEEAGVHSGDSSCTLPPVTLGRDQVDRVREATRAIAEGIGVRGLLNVQFAIGAGVLYVLEANPRASRTVPFVSKALGIPLAKAASRIMVGATVRELVAEGLLPATDGSRIPFDAPVAVKEAVLPFHRFRTAEGTMVDSVLGPEMRSTGEVMGIDRDFPTAFAKSQVAAYGGMPLGGTVFVSVSDRDKRAIILPILRLSQAGFDICATAGTAGVLRRNGIAAGEVGKFSEKPTEDADSVVELIHRGEVDIVVNTPSGRSARADGYEIRAAAVAADIPLFTTIAELSAAVASLDAVRGGFEVTSLQEYQRRREVSA
- the carA gene encoding glutamine-hydrolyzing carbamoyl-phosphate synthase small subunit, whose protein sequence is MTAPTGPASEPAVLVLEDGTRYDGRAYGALGRTLGEAVFATGMTGYQETLTDPSYAGQIVLMTAPHIGNTGMNDDDMESARIWVAGFVVRDPARVVSNFRAQRSLDDDLAAAGIVGISGIDTRAVTRHIRSAGAMRAGIFSGADAALTPGEQLDLVLGGAEMAGQNLSGTVSTQEPYTLPAVGDRIGSVAVLDLGVKTSTLNYLAERGFDVHVLPQSVTAEEVLALKPDALFYSNGPGDPGASDRHVELLRTSLRAGLPYFGICFGNQLLGRALGYPTYKLPFGHRGINQPVLDVATGRVEITAHNHGFAVDAPIGEISESAEGFGRVEVSHYDLNDNVVEGLNCLDIPAFSVQYHPESAAGPHDANYLFDRFRDLVIANRSTGSRTEGVQQ